Sequence from the Corallococcus sp. EGB genome:
CAGCGGCGACCACGGGATGACGCCCACGCCCTCCGCCTCGCAGAGGGGCAGCATCTCCCGCTCCTCCTCGCGGTAGACGAGGTTGTAGTGGTTCTGCATGGACACGAAGCGCGCCCAGCCGTTGCGCTCGGACACGCTCAGCGCGCGCATGAACTGCCACGCGTACGCGGAGCTCGCGCCCAGGTAGCGCACCTTTCCCTGGCGCACGAGCTGATCCAACGCGGACAGCGTCTCCTCGATGGGCGTGTGCGGGTCCATCCGGTGGATTTGATAGAGGTCGAGGGTGTCCACGCCCAGCCGCCGGAGGCTCGCCTCGCAGGCCTGGGTGATGGCCTTGCGCGACAGGCCGCGCTCGTTCTGGCCGCTGCCCATGGGGAAGTAGACCTTCGTGGCCAGCACCACCTCGTCCATCTTCGCGTACTTGCGCAGCGCGCGGCCCGTCACCTCCTCGCTGACGCCGTCCGAGTACATGTTCGCGGTGTCGAAGAATGTGACGCCCAGCTCCACCGCGCGGCGGAAGAAGGGCTGCGCCGCCGCTTCGTCCAGCACCCACGGGCGCCACTTCGGCGTGCCGTAGCTCATGCAGCCCAGGCAGATGCGGGAGACCCGCAGGCCCGTGTGTCCCAGATTGGCGTACTTCATGGTCCGCTCCTTCGCGTGGCCGGCACCTCCAGGTGCCGGGGCGCCTGGTGGTGCCAGCTCCGTCCGCTGCGTGCGTATAAGACAACGGGCAGGTCCCCCGTGAAGGGAACCTGCCCGCGTCACTTCAGGAGCCGAAGCCCGCCGTTACGCCCGGACTTCCGCCGGAGGCGAGTCCGTGGGGGTGGCCGCCGGGATGGCGGCGCCCTCCTTGAACGGAGACGTCTCCAGCGCGGCGTTGAGGACCTCGTCCATCTTCGTGGCGAAGATGAACTCCAGCTCGTTCTTCGCCTGATCCGGCACGTCCGCCAGATCCTTGCGGCAACGCTCGGGCAGGATGACCCGCTTGATGCCCGCGCGGTGCGCCGCCAGGACCTTCTCCTTGATGCCGCCCACCGGCAGCACCAGGCCGCGCAGCGTGGCCTCGCCCGTCATCGCCGTGTCGTGCCGCACCCGGATGCCCGTCAGCAGGCTGGTGAGCGCGGTCAGGATGGTGACGCCGGCCGAAGGGCCGTCCTTCGGGATGGAGCCCGCGGGGAAGTGCAGGTGCAGGTCCGTCTTCTCCAGGAAGTTGGACGGGATGCCGAGCGCCTCCGCCTTGCTGCGCAGGTAGCTCAGCGCCGCCGTGGCGGACTCCTTCATCACGTCGCCCAGCTGGCCGGTCAGGGTCATGCCGCCCTTGCCCGCCATCTTGGTCGCTTCGATGAAGAGCAGGTCGCCACCCGCCGCGGTCCACGCAAGCCCCGTCGCCACACCGGGAACCTCCGTGCGCTCCGCGACCTCCGAGTAGAACGTCTCGGGCCCGAGGATCTCCTTCACGCGCTCGGCGTTGATGGTCTGCTTCTCCGTCTTCCCGCCGGCCACCTCCACCGCCACCGCGCGGCAGATGTCCGCGATGCGGCGCTCCAGGTTACGCACGCCGGCCTCACGCGTGTACGACGTCGTGAGGATGAGCAGCGCGTCGTCCTGCACCTCGATGTGGTCCCCGTTGAGCCCGTGCTCCTTCAGCTGCTTGGGCACCAGGTGGATCCGCGCGATGGACTGCTTCTCCTCGAACGTGTAGCCCGTCAGCTCGATGATCTCCATGCGGTCCCGGAGCGGCCCGGGGATGGGATCCAGCTGGTTCGCCGTCGCGACGAACATGACCTTCGACAGGTCGAACGCCACGTCCAGGTAGTGGTCGCTGAACGTGCTGTTCTGCTCCGGGTCCAGCACCTCCAGCAGCGCCGCGCTCGGGTCGCCGCGGAAGTCCGCGCCCAGCTTGTCGATTTCGTCCAGCATCATGACCGGGTTCTTCGTCCCGGCCTTCTTCATGCTCTGGATGAAGCGGCCCGGCAGCGCGCCCACGTACGTGCGGCGGTGCCCGCGGATCTCCGCCTCGTCACGCACGCCGCCCAGGCTCAGGCGCACGAACTTGCGGCCCGTGGCCTTGGCCACGCTCTGGCCCAGCGACGTCTTGCCGACGCCCGGGGGACCGACGAGGCACAGGATGGGCCCGCGCATGTCGTTCTTCAGCTTGCGGACGGCCAGGTACTCCAGGATGCGCTTCTTCACCTTCTTGATGCCGAAGTGATCCTTGTCCAGCTGCTGGCGCGCGTTCTCGATGTCGAGGTTGTCCTCGGACACCTTCGACCACGGCAGGTCCGCGATCCAGTCCAGGT
This genomic interval carries:
- a CDS encoding aldo/keto reductase, with protein sequence MKYANLGHTGLRVSRICLGCMSYGTPKWRPWVLDEAAAQPFFRRAVELGVTFFDTANMYSDGVSEEVTGRALRKYAKMDEVVLATKVYFPMGSGQNERGLSRKAITQACEASLRRLGVDTLDLYQIHRMDPHTPIEETLSALDQLVRQGKVRYLGASSAYAWQFMRALSVSERNGWARFVSMQNHYNLVYREEEREMLPLCEAEGVGVIPWSPLARGLLAGSRKSLDDKESTTRAGSDTLSPVLYNQPGDWDVVEAVKQVADARKAPPAQVALAWLLSKPVVTAPIIGATKPEHLEDAVKAVSLKLTPEEVKALEAPYKPHAVRGL
- the lon gene encoding endopeptidase La, which translates into the protein MSDEKKKGTAASAMPTAMAPPGLINKEDIPQVLPILPLRNSVFFPGGVLPLAVGRQKTIALIKDAVRDDQVIGVVTQRRAEEEDPGASDLYTMGTVARIVKLLKMGEDNYSLVVQGLARFRVMELVQEAPYLKARVDAVEDKTSSENVEVEALGINLKKLAREVIELMPELPAAATELVESITHPGHLADLIAANVDVPIEEKQAVLETVDLKARMKLVLELLNRKREILKLSNKIDSAVKGEMSKTQREYYLRQQLKAIKEELGEMGEEEEELDELQERLKKAALPPEVEKVAQKELNRLKTIPAASSEYTVARTYLDWIADLPWSKVSEDNLDIENARQQLDKDHFGIKKVKKRILEYLAVRKLKNDMRGPILCLVGPPGVGKTSLGQSVAKATGRKFVRLSLGGVRDEAEIRGHRRTYVGALPGRFIQSMKKAGTKNPVMMLDEIDKLGADFRGDPSAALLEVLDPEQNSTFSDHYLDVAFDLSKVMFVATANQLDPIPGPLRDRMEIIELTGYTFEEKQSIARIHLVPKQLKEHGLNGDHIEVQDDALLILTTSYTREAGVRNLERRIADICRAVAVEVAGGKTEKQTINAERVKEILGPETFYSEVAERTEVPGVATGLAWTAAGGDLLFIEATKMAGKGGMTLTGQLGDVMKESATAALSYLRSKAEALGIPSNFLEKTDLHLHFPAGSIPKDGPSAGVTILTALTSLLTGIRVRHDTAMTGEATLRGLVLPVGGIKEKVLAAHRAGIKRVILPERCRKDLADVPDQAKNELEFIFATKMDEVLNAALETSPFKEGAAIPAATPTDSPPAEVRA